A region of the Anolis sagrei isolate rAnoSag1 chromosome 4, rAnoSag1.mat, whole genome shotgun sequence genome:
TTTCCCAGTTACTTTTTCTGAAATATCACTCACATCATCTGATCTTCACTGGCAGTTTCCCATTCAAATATTCCCCAGGACTGAcctttagcttccaaaatcagggaAGTAGGGCACCCAATCCCATGACACATGCAAAAACTAcctgaaaaattcagaattctcaCCTCCACCCATTTAGAACTTTTTAATAAACTGAAGTATGTCTGCAAATGCTGATCTCGTGCATGCAAATTCAGTAATCCCAGTATCAACAAATAATGCAAATCCATGGAACCCATCTTCGAGATGGTTCCAGGTCACACGCACGCCATTGTCCTCGAGTCGTTTCTTATACAGCAGCCCATCATCTCGAAATATGTCATATTCACAAGTCAAAATGTATGTCTCAGGGAGCTGCTGTATAACGGCATCCACATCTTGAATTGGTGAGCTCAATGTTTTGTCATACAGTCTGACTTTTTCATATAATTCTTTTGAAAAGGGAACTGGAGGTGGAGGTTTGTATCCACGGGCTTTAAATTTTTCCGGGATGAGGTCTGCACTAATACATTTCTTGATTTGCATCCTCATAATATCAGGAACGTGGGCATTGTTCAACATGTCTTCTACATTGTCCAATTTCTCATCCAGAAAGGTAAAAGCAAGCTTTGCGGCCCGTCTCATGGTCAAAGCAGGGCCAAATTGGTTTTGCTGATGAGCTGGCAATGACAGGTCCACTATTTGAAGGAATGGGTACAACAAGATTTGAGCTCGAACCTTTGGAACATGCATTTTTTTCACCAGTTCCCGACAGACGGTTGAAACAAGTGTCCCTCCACTGCTTTCCCCAATAAGGATTATGCGGTTAGGATCTACTCCATAGTTTTTTGCATGGTTCATAAAATATAGAGTTCCAGTGAGGCAGTCTGTCATCTGGGCTGGATGCTGGTGCTCAGGAGCTAGCCGAAAGCTGAAATGGCAAACAAAAGTACTAGTTTGCATCATTTGATAAAATGGTACAATTTCCTTCGCTAGACCTTTACTCAGACTGGGACAACCCACGACAGCTAATCAATCATTACAACAGTATTAAGtcatgtagtcgggggggggggggttgagaagctTCAGCCcacctcccccccgaaattctcatggtggtctgcaagaaggccttgctggtacattatttaaactgttatgtttaacaGTTTATGTTTAACAGTTATACTTAACAGTTATGTTTAAcagggggttacactccccctgaagacacaggtccgcagtttgagtgtcctcttggactcatcacttacgcttgaagctcaggcgtcggtggtggccgggagggcctttgcacaattgagactcgtgcgccaactgtgaccgtaccttgggaaggttgatctggccagggtggcccATGCCTTATTCAGCTCCAGATTGGAcaactgtaatgcgctctacgtggggctgcccttgaaaacggcccggaaattccaactagtccaacaggcggtggccaggttgttaactggtgctccttacagagagaggtcaaccctcctgtttaaggagctccactggctgccattcattttctggtcccaattcaaggtgcaggtgcttacctacaaagccctaaacagtttgggacctgcctacctttgtgaccacatctccgtatatgaacccacacaatatCTCCcggatcatctggagaggccctgctcacgatcccacctgtgtcgcaagcgtgattggtggggacgagggacagggctttctccatggtggccccctgactctggaactctctccccaaggacatcagacaggccccaacattggcagtctttaggaagagcttaaaGACGTGGttgctccagtgtgccttcccagaataggaaaccccaagcattatgtcccaattgcactttattagaaatttaagattgtctgcacattgcacctatctccaaaaccTATCAATTTCatctgtcatgcccagcattttaattttttttaattactacattggtccggccttagttttaaatgtgttatggtGTTATCGTCAAATGTTAATTGCTATggtttaatgtttactgcttgttttatgagttatttattgttgtatttgttatgctgttgttttttgttatgttgggcctcggcctcttgtaagccgcaccgagtcctccgggagatgttagcggggtataaataaaggattattattattattattattattatttattcatatcatgatctgatcaccatgctcaatatatcccatatgcatgggggtattggggtaacattacaaaaggtttgctagggtagaccctctgtTACCcagacacagccccccccccccgaatcaaactcagctccccccaaatcaaaatcctggctacggtcgTGGTCATTGCCAACCATTCAAATTGTTCAGGAAAGATTATTATCTTCCCTTGATTCTTTGTTCAAACAACTACCACGTCTATGGTCAGGAATGAAACCTTTGGCACACCTTCTCTATGTTTTCTTAAAGCTTGACTCTTTCCAAAACACCTGTTACGTTTTCCATTATTCTTGGGTATGTTATGCATATGTACAAAAAATTAAGATCAATATActattgtattataataatagtagaaGGCCCAAAGGTCAAAATAAATAGAGAGAAATGATGAGGCTGGGGTGTGGGTCCTATCCATGTGAAAACATGGCCCTTCTTTATGGTTGCATATatgctgttgaattaatgcagtttgacaagacTTGAACtggtatggctcaatgctatggaatcatgggagtcataATTTTGCTTTCTCTTGCAAAGGGTgcttcaactacaactcccatgatttggaTAAAGCAGGCTGAAACACATTTACAGACTTACTTCAGCAGAAGGCATCTAAAGCTGGAGGAAACacatttattagggctgggcggtttcgtttcgtaatttcgtaatttgttaaaaattcgttattttttttgataacaaagtgattttgaaccattcaggagcatctaaaaaagaaacgaatttttcaattcgtttcgtaattgcttcgtattcgtttcgtattcgttttgtatttgtttcgaaatcgttttgttattatttccgcatgtctggggcaagttttatagctgttgtttgtttaatcagtgaaaaaaaattataaatatcacgccaacagtcaacaacagagggagagggaagcttcaaaagttctccctgtcccatatggaggttttttagcgtattgcgcggttgcgtccgccattaatgaatcgattcgtattcgtttcgaaatcgtttcataattgtttcgtaatttacgaaatttcgtaaatatcgaacttttttaaagaaaaatttcggaattcttttaaatatcgaaacgcaaaaaaccccaaaaaacaaatcaagtttagaaacaaatttttccgtggttgcccagccctaacatTTACATCTGTTACTGGATCACATAAGAGAGGAAAGAGTGGTGGATTTATTGGTCTATTTCTCATATCagtgtattttctttctttatgatTCTCTTTTTGGTTGTAACAGGAGAGGGGTGCATTAGGAGAATGGGATCCTGCTATCCAATCTCCACAATATCCCAAAACaacatacacatgcacaaatGAAATCTACACATGCATTTGCCACTAAGAGAATGCCATCCATTATTTGTTACGTTTCTATCTCACTCTTCTACAAATGACACTCAACTAGTGTCCAATAGGAGGAAAATATGCTTGTTGGGTATGAAACCTTTCACTGCTCGAGGATCAATATAATTCCCCCCAACGTCATAcgctttctgtatatatttcagatttcaatattaatgtcaaaaatacgtagtatgattttacataggatttgtgctacattagaagagtaaagacaaatatcacttaagtaaaataaacattaaatattaaataactagaaaaataaaataaggtgtaaacactaaactaatctgggaatttgctattgcaacacatccaatgaagtggtttaaaaccagtatatataaaaaagattaggactGAGTACGCCCCAGTCTATTTGGAATACacgaagctcattccagaagTGTATTTAAGAACTGGTCcaatttaatgtttatattgatatgtgtttaattccatgttttaatggtaaatgatgtcatgttttatgatttaagtGATAATTTTGTTTTAGTGTTATGTTAGGGTAGGCATTACATTTTGCCgtaattatgttggaaacagctttgagtcccccactggagggagaaaaggggtatacaagtgaagtaaataaataaatacgaaaaatgaaatatcaaaacagtaaacaaaaacatacattaaaagCCACTACCATTATAAAACCACTTACTCTAAAAACACAACTACCGAATCACTTTCTCTTGCGAGGTAGCGGCATAGAAGTTCGTAGGTTCCTAGGAGGAAAAATATCAATTgacaaaaattattaaaaatcaaGTTGGTCCTCACCACTGTAGCTTCACTAATATTATTGTTAAGTTTCACAGTTGATTATGAATGTGAGTTTTTATTAAATAATGTATATAGGGGCTGGTATTTCGCAGCATGAGACCAGGGGGCTGATTCTGCAACCTGGACTGGAATCATGTATGATCTTTCATGTAACATGAATTAGTTTGCACTTCATAGAcctagattatatgagtatacactgccatataattcagttctgaAATGGCATTATtagtcagtgtagatccaaccgCAGTAGCAGAGTTGCTAAGAAACCCAGTTATTGAATTGCCAACATTCATAACAGATATACATTGGGAATTCCCAATGTGCATAACAACTCCCTTGTTGGTTTCCTATTGTACACATCAGTTCCTTTACTAGCTCTGCTACATAGTTACAAAGTATCCCCTCTGATACTAAAGTTAAGTATCTTCACAATTCTATTTCATGCACACAAGAGTCCACTTATCTGGAAACACCCTACTAGGATTCCAACAAtggtttaaaataatatttaatgaaTAATGGTACATCTggctgcagacgcagactgcagccaggaaatcagaagacgcttacttcttgggaggagagcagtggccaatctcgataaaatattgaagagtagagacataacACATGCAATGAAGAtccgtatagttaaagcaatggtattccccgtagtaacctatggatatgagagttggaccatagggaaggctgagcgaaggaagatagttgcttttgaactgcagtgttggaggaaagttctgagagtgccttgaaccgcgagaagatccaaccagtccatactttaggaaataaagcccgactgctcattggagagaaggatagtagaggcaaagatgaagtactgtggccacatcatgagaagaaaggaaagcttagagaagacaattatgctggggggaaaggaaggaaaaaggaagaggggctgaccaagggcaagatggatggatggcatccttgaagtgactggcttgaccttgaaggagctgggggtggtgacggctgacagggagctctggcgtggactggtccatgaggtcatgaagagtcagaaacgactgaacgaatgaacaacaacaacaatggaacattttatttatattaataattatgGCTGCTATCCAACAGTTTTATTCCACTAGCTGAGATTTACACCAGTGATAATTTTATTAGTTGGCCATTGGATCAATGGTTCTAATCTGAGTTGGGAATAATTGGTATTGTGTGGCAGAGGGAAATATTAGTTGTGCCATCAGGAGTACTATCTGCCATCACAGGTGCTCACAAAATCTGCAATGTGCCTGTGaaactggaaaataaagcagcAGAGCTGTTACATTGACTTGGATTTAGGGTTTAACTATCTAAAAGAATAATAGATTTtgttaataaaaatgaaataagatATGTCTCCAGCCATTTCACACTATAGACATAGACATGATTGCGTTATAACTACTATGGCAACGTTATAGTCATCAGAAGAGTAGGAAGTCAATTCTACAAGGAGTGGCTCCCATGTACATGGAGCAGTGGATCCCCTCTGAATTTTAGGCTGAGCTTTActgaagctatccaaggtgctgatccCTTCTGACATGTATAGATATCAGCACCTCAGTCAGCTTCACACTCCACAAATATAAATATGACCTGGTGATGTATGTTCTTTGATTACTTCTTGAAACTCTTGGAAGTCTCATTTTGGATTCCCAGTCATAATCACATATTATTTTAAAAGGCAATGTTACAGTTCCATGATATATCTTACTTTTGCTTCCAACCACTGCACATCCACCATGTATGTAGATCAATCCTCTTCTTAGCTCACTAGATGGAGTTTTTGGATGGTAAATCCTTATTGGCACATGCTCAAACCTTGAATCCTCAATGAAGAGCTTTGACTCCTTCCCCACTGGTACTGAATTCAACAGAAATCTGATGAACTGAAGTTGGGTACAGATCCTTAATTTCTCAAAAATCTTCCCCTGTTTTACAGCGAGGGAGAAAGAGAGTGGTAGATCAGAAAATTAGTATAAGGCACTGTGAATATCAATTTCTTCCAGTATTGAGAGCCTGTGTGTGCTGGACTAGGATTTTGGTGAATCCTACTTCAAGCATGGAAATCAACCTTGGGTAAgttacattttctcagcctcagatgaaggcaatgacaaaccttttttgaatatatattttcCCTCACCCAAACTCTAAGATAAGGTCAgcacaagttggagctgacaacAAGTTTCATCCCCTTCCAAAAACAATGCATTAATGGCTTTCAAATGGTTTTATAGAGAAGGGTTAATGAATTAGCTTGGAGATCAATTTTCTTTAAACAAGAATCCTCCTTCTAAAGATTACACagttccatataaaatccagattaatgtCATACCCaatctttgttttgattttcagaccattttttaaaaaattcaaacccTCCAATCTACCCTTATTACATTGGTGCAGTTTTTGTTCTCTAAACTCCCTGTTTGTGAAGCACTGTTTGCATTTTCCTACTCTTGGAAGTCCTACACTGACTACTCTATGTCCTTTGGATAtaccgtatttactcaaatctagcaCTCACCTTTTTGCCTAAATGATCTCTCCAAACTTAGGGTGGAGTTTAGATTCAtgctgtagtgaaattgctactctgtgttaaagttttggtgtatagctctatgtttgcatatggcagatagggaagaataagTACAGTCAGGGttacaacagcagagataggattcatttgcatatgtgaagctgcttggtcatatgcagattggtttaggcccaggatttgaaaaggctgctaggccaaaatgacagttggggagagcagagctgaacattccaaaggggcagagccaagattctgaaagaggcagttagattGAGGGAATTTGAAAATGacaggaatctgtgtgtgaagaggagagttggtttttgagtgcctgatagaaataagcagttatgaagatgtgttaaagacttttGATATAGAGaaacagttagttaaatagagctcgagttttaag
Encoded here:
- the LOC132772770 gene encoding arylacetamide deacetylase-like 4; translated protein: MPFLQSLVSIFTSVTRRAMYIPALFVERSLLAYSAFTKVDFPVEGRDPIKLWLYHVGTIYAFQWGKIFEKLRICTQLQFIRFLLNSVPVGKESKLFIEDSRFEHVPIRIYHPKTPSSELRRGLIYIHGGCAVVGSKRTYELLCRYLARESDSVVVFLDFRLAPEHQHPAQMTDCLTGTLYFMNHAKNYGVDPNRIILIGESSGGTLVSTVCRELVKKMHVPKVRAQILLYPFLQIVDLSLPAHQQNQFGPALTMRRAAKLAFTFLDEKLDNVEDMLNNAHVPDIMRMQIKKCISADLIPEKFKARGYKPPPPVPFSKELYEKVRLYDKTLSSPIQDVDAVIQQLPETYILTCEYDIFRDDGLLYKKRLEDNGVRVTWNHLEDGFHGFALFVDTGITEFACTRSAFADILQFIKKF